In one Heterodontus francisci isolate sHetFra1 chromosome 18, sHetFra1.hap1, whole genome shotgun sequence genomic region, the following are encoded:
- the LOC137379359 gene encoding vasopressin V2 receptor-like: MKNLSVSLNESDISSGRSRWHVLLNGTGTWETLGIPERDEQLAKAEVAVLGIIFVAATVGNSVLIRVLWRKKRMSRMYVFVMHLSIADLVVAVFQVLPQLIWDITEIFLGPDVLCRAVAYLQLVGMFASTYMMVVMTVDRFQAVCYPMVTFQKKKAYWNTAICTSWALSLILSIPQVFIFSKTEVAPGLVQCWAEFIQPWGLKAYVTWIFLVIFFIPTVVLTMCQVKIYRVIRLNIYTKTHQGSELTETQTVHSRASNVNCISKAMNKTVKMAVVTVLAYVLCWAPYFTVQLYSAWYPSDISQGAVFTILMLLGNLNSCANPWIYMYFCGQIPCRTKHQSHCSVRKESAVTTSINLADKDAADAFTMEPIVYFQHFFEFQQQQFAFNTCTFNMLYDKFVLQSFQHNLLLTYNRIQLDFSPMKYALNICETVALSAIFKDTMVLQEQVNICRAKFEKHCITNDRQRFQVQYIQHMHFIALLNCWIRQQQAMDKKLVCGTKHDYIFKRTCWTKMASFCAILSWNVAIIGQAIIYCPSLIALEKVVFCSGSLMPYSVKCCLDVKAVTLTSPLELSSFVHAWTKAVMRSGAEWPWQNPN; encoded by the exons ATGAAGAACCTGTCGGTGTCATTGAATGAGAGTGATATTTCCAGCGGGCGTAGCAGGTGGCACGTCCTACTGAATGGCACAGGTACTTGGGAAACCCTGGGCATCCCTGAGAGGGACGAGCAGTTGGCCAAAGccgaggttgcagtgctgggcatcATCTTCGTGGCGGCCACGGTGGGCAATAGCGTGCTGATCAGGGTCCTGTGGAGGAAGAAGAGGATGTCCCGCATGTATGTCTTCGTGATGCACCTCAGCATTGCCGATCTGGTGGTCGCCGTCTTTCAGGTCCTCCCCCAGCTCATCTGGGACATCACCGAGATCTTCCTGGGGCCAGATGTCCTCTGCAGGGCGGTGGCCTATCTGCAGCTGGTGGGAATGTTCGCCTCCACCTACATGATGGTGGTGATGACGGTGGACAGGTTTCAAGCCGTCTGTTACCCCATGGTGACTTTTCAGAAGAAAAAGGCATATTGGAATACAGCCATCTGCACAAGTTGGGCCTTGTCTCTGATCCTGAGCATTCCTCAGGTCTTCATCTTCTCCAAGACCGAGGTCGCCCCGGGGCTAGTTCAATGCTGGGCGGAGTTCATCCAGCCCTGGGGTCTCAAGGCTTACGTGACTTGGATCTTCCTGGTCATTTTCTTCATCCCCACCGTCGTTCTGACCATGTGCCAGGTCAAAATCTATAGGGTAATTCGACTGAATATTTACACCAAGACGCACCAGGGCTCCGAGCTGACCGAGACACAGACGGTGCACTCCAGAGCCAGTAACGTTAACTGCATCTCAAAGGCAATGAACAAGACGGTGAAAATGGCAGTGGTCACAGTGCTCGCCTATGTGTTGTGTTGGGCGCCTTACTTTACAGTACAGTTGTACAGTGCCTGGTACCCCAGTGACATCAGTCAGG GTGCTGTTTTCACCATCCTCATGCTtctggggaatttaaacagttgtgCAAACCCTTGGATATACATGTATTTCTGCGGGCAAATCCCATGTCGCACTAAACATCAATCACACTGCTCAGTTCGCAAAGAGTCAGCTGTCACAACCAGCATCAATTTGGCTGACAAGGATGCTGCAGATGCCTTCACAATG GAACCTATcgtctatttccagcatttttttgaatttcaacagcaacaatttgcatttaataCTTGTACATTCAACATGTTGTATGACAAGTTTGTTCTACAATCTTTTCAACATAACCTATTGCTTACATATAATAGAATTCAACTAGATTTTAGTCCAATGAAG TATGCCCTCAATATTTGTGAGACAGTTGCATTATCTGCTATTTTCAAAGATACAAT GGTTCTGCAAGAACAAGTCAATATTTGCAGAGCAAAATTTGAAAAGCACTGCATCACAAATGACAGGCAGAGATTTCAAGTTCAGTATATCCAACACATGCATTTCATTGCA CTCTTAAACTGCTGGATACGACAGCAACAAGCCATGGACAAAAAGCTGgtgtgtgggactaagcatgactaCATTTTCAAAAGGACATGTTGgaccaaaatggcctccttctgtgct ATTCTTTCTTGGAATGTGGCCATCattggccaggccatcatttattgcccatccttaattgcccttgagaaggtggtg ttttgctcaggctccttaatgccatattcggtcaaatgctgccttgatgtcaaagcagtcactctcacctcacctctggagttaagTTCTttcgtccatgcttggaccaaggctgtgatgaggtcaggagctgagtggccctggcagaacccaaactga